The DNA region TTCGACACAGATAGACTGAGGAGTGACATGGCGTCGACAAGCCGGTGCGTAGCAACTTTGACCAAAAATAATGCCTTTTCCTTTTTCACGTGTGACTCAgaatttaattttgtaaaatttATCGAGTTAGACATGGCGAGAGACGCTAGTACTAGTCCAAAAATATCACGTACTTATTCGCTCTGTTAAGTGTACGATGTATTGTGCTaggtagctagttagctagctggctagATGTTGCCAGAAGTCACTGTACATTCTCACACCGTTGTGCTGGCGCTCAATATCTTTAACTTTAGTTGATTATCACGTTAACGTCGCTTCGCATCGTAGACTTATTTTGCCGCTAATTTAGCTCTTTTGCGTTTAACAACATGATACAGCTGTGTAGTATGAAGCTGAAACTtatgttaacatattaacttGCAGTCTCATTGACACTAGCGGTCTGTGAGCAGCACCAGATCAGCGTTTCTGTCATttgtaaaaacatgcaaatgttttgtgtgcagCTCGTCTACATTTAGTCTTTAAGTTACGCAGCATTAGTCAACTGAAGCTTCTTTGAAGTTCGTGCACTGAACGCTAATATTAACTAATTGTGAGTGTTTGCTTGTCTTGCCTCAAATCTGGTGTTTTGTTGCAACCACTGTCAGCTTGGGGAAATGACTTATGAGTGTAAATGTAAAGGAGAGAATGGAAAGTAAAATGAGCATTGAAAGTAAATGCATAATAATGTTGGTATGCCCCTGATTTGACGCCCAGTAATTAGATGATCTGTTTTGCTTTCGCCACATCATCGTGACGTTTCGGTTATTGTTGGATTTAGTCCTGGATTCAAAGTAtgcttgttgttgttattatatcAAGATTATACCTGAAACGAttgttataatatataatattataatcgTAAATATTGTTCTATAATGTGAGGATTTTGTGCTATATAATTGTAGATTTAATATATTAGGGGTTTCAAGCATTTTGAAGACGTCATTTTAAGCTCTGAGAAGCTGTGATGAACAACACTATTTTTTAACATgtcatagactaaacaattaatcgagaaaataattggcagattaatcagtaatgagaATAATTAAGTGCAGTCCCAATCAAGTCACTGATGCTTCTTAACTACCCGCTGCTGTTAAGGTTGCCTTCAGGCTGCTTGATGTTGTCTTTGTGCCGCTGACACAGTTAATCATGGATTAATATGAAGATGACCCATTTTGATCTTTGATATCTTTTCCTTTGTCTGGATTCACATGTTGACGCTGCCCAAGCCAGCTTAAGCCAGTTTTGTGCTTTCAGCCTGCTTGGCCCATCTGTTGGATCAATACACCCATTATAACATAAAGCAATCACATTGCAAGATGTGTTGTGGTAGAATATTCACTCAGGCATTTCTTCTCAGCAACAAAAGGGGGTTAAgtaaagtgaaaatgtaaaacacatctGGGCGATGTAACATTATGAATTAAAATTTTCCTCCTCAGAGTATTTGAAATGGAAATTAGCTGAGCTGTTATTTTCTGTTcgtttttcatttgctgtttcCTCTTATGAGTGATCTTTTACAGGTCACACCCTCTACCCCACCCCATGTTGGTCTGTCTTCATTCTCCTCCCCTTCCCGTCTTTTTCTTGCCTTTTGAGCTGTTGATCACTAAACCGTTGTTCTGCTTCTGTAGTGGAGATGCCCTGGCCCTTCCCAGAGTTCAGTGTCCCAACCACCCTGATGCCATACTGGTGGAGGACTACAGAGCAGGGGACATGATTTGCCCTGAATGTGGCCTTGTAGTAGGTCAGTATATACACTACGAACACATGCACTTTAGCTTTTGAATAATAGAGCTTTCTGTGTTTGAACACATCCTTCCTTTCCATTTTGGTTTCCTGTGCTTGTTTCTTTGTCTACTTAACTCAAACTTATGTAATAATCAGATCATCAAACTCATCAGAACACGGTTTCTCACCACACGACTTCCTGAagctgtttgtttggttttatggccaCCGTAtttcaaaattataattattcTGCATGTGAACATCAGCTGAGTTGACAGGCTAAACAAGGCCACAGTTTCCAAAGTGTGAAGCTAGAATCTGGAAAAGCTAGCCACATAATTATTACTCTCTAATGCCATTCACCCTACTTCTGGATATTAATCTGCAGGATCTAGCGACCAGTCTTCCTCAGTTTATGTTGTATTCAGCCAGatcacaaaaacactttcacatTTTGTCATGCAGATACTATTTTTGGTGAGGTTTTGACATCTCTTCTGCCGAGAATTCTTTCACCAATACAATAAAGGCAAACataattgttgtgtttttaagcatataaaaacaacatttaaagaACTCAACCGTGTTTTATTCTAGAGACCATGTTCATATtattctggataatccacagacctcactgttgACAGCTTTTTCATTGGCGGTCCTACTTAAAGTAGAGAATGTTCTTCTCTGTAATTTAAGTGATCTGACCCTTTAATTTGTTACTCAAGCCAGAGACAAACATAATAAGCATAATATGAAGAAACACCTGCGTACATTCAGTGTGAGGCTAGAAGAACATTGAGATTGAGGAGAGAGTGAAGTGCAGTAGGCGTGgtaaaaatgaaggaaaagaaaTTAACATCAGGGAAGCTTTTGAACAGACGGTTATTTGGGCAATTCCAGCCTAGTCTAGTGTTTTTCTTCAATCTGTCATTTATCGTCAAGGCACAGATAAGTGTATGAAGCAACAATCCTGTTAACATGTGACGCAGACTGTAAGACAAAGCTGTAGAGAACACAGAGTTCTCCTCTAACGAGCCCCCTGAGCACAGACGAGGTCAGATGGGAGACGAGAGACGCCAGCCGCTCTCTGATGCAAGCTAAAGTGCCCTCAGTTCCTGCTCCCATAGCGTTGCCTGGCCTCTAAGGAGATGAATGTCACTTTGCCTCTAGATATTAGAAAGACTGATGgatggtaaaagaaaaaagcctAACAGGATTATATCAGAAATCTAATTCTCGACCCTGCTACACAATACCAAGAACAGACAGTCATGATAACTGGAAGAAAATAATAGCCCTGTTCAGACAATGTACCCCCACCTTTGTCACACCTGTTATCTTTTGTACATCTCAGATTTGATgcaatgaatgactgaatgtttGTTTAGATCATATTTTAGTCTCTTTTTCTGCCACAGAACATACAGTGataagaaaatgagaaagaagagagggcAGGGTTGTGTAAAATGACTGAGCTAGTTTCAGAGCCATGATACTGAGAATACAGTATAGAAGTAAAACTTAGAGTGCTAGACAGACAGTACGGGAGGATTGagacaatatttacagtatttgagaCTTGAAGAGATGTTTGCATGAGGGAGTTGTACTGAATATGGCACCATGTTCTGGTTAATTATTCCAGAGGGATGTAATACAGCCAGACAGAACAGGTGATTCACAGAACAAAATCTGTCCATGTTCCATTTCTGAAATAGATTTTTTAGTGTTTGTTGTTACATTTCACACCTTGTGATTCTATCTAtcaaggaagaaaaagaaacctgTTCTAGAGCAACAGCATCAATACAGAAAAGTTCCTTCTCCACAGGGTCctaatgtattaaaaataaaacccattaaattctgtttttaagaATATTGTTTAACAGAAAGAAAGTGGCATGTATTAATCCAGAGTGAAGATGTTGTTGGTCCTTAGGAGAAAAACTTTAGGATTCAATTAAGTTTggatgcattttacatttaaaactaaCTGACTTTGGTTTCTTGTGTTGCTGCTTGGCCTAAAAACCATGCAATCAGTCTCTAAGTTAAAAGACAGTTGCACACCATCAGAAACACTTAAATCTACCATTTAAATAACTCTACATTGAAATAATCTTAAATGTTATCTGTGCTGCCAATAAAAGCGTGTTACAGTGAACCAATGGACATTAATCCATCAGCAAGACTACTAAATACTcatatacattggttttcatCTGGgatttagttactctttaagagATTGATCTTGTGCTGCCTCTTTGCTTCTTCCAGGTTTAGGTTTAATTTcttatatttcttatttattttaaattgtccaAACCATTTCTCCTCAGGTGACCGTGTAATCGACGTAGGCTCAGAGTGGAGGACGTTTTCCAATGAGAAAGCCCTCAAAGATCCATCCAGAGTGGGAGATGCCCAGAACCCACTGCTCAACGGTGGCGACCTAACCACCATGATCAGCAAGGTGAGATACAGATTTCTGTACTGAGTTTGGGTCCAACAGTGAGGCAGAAACATCAGTGTTACTGTCTAGTAAAATCTGTTGCACCAGAGTACATGCAATCACAGTAAACCACATCCTGAAAGGTATTGTGGTGTCTCTTGAAATACAATTACAGTGAATTTTACTGATAAACATCCTCTGTTTCCACCACAGGGAACAGGCGCAGCTAGTTTTGATGAATTTGGTAACTCTAAGTACCAGAACAGGCGGACCATGAGCAGCTCTGACCGGGCCATGCTCAACGCCTTTAAAGAAATCAGCACCATGGCAGATCGCATCAACCTGCCAAGGAACATCATAGTaagtgtttaaaaaatctgattctGTAATGTGCTTTTGGAAAGGTTATCCTAAAACAGGTGTAGCTAACCAGTCAAATACTAAGAGCCATGTCACATCATACTAAGCAGTCttacacacacgctcacactctgtctgtgtgtggtctTTCCTTATTCAACCCTTCTCTCTACCTGGTTGGGTTCAGACACTACCGGCATTTAGTGGTCAGGATCTATGTTAGGAATGGAAACTGAACTTTGAAAGTCATAGtcgagagagcagagagaaatgaaaacCAGGCACGTGAGGGCAAAACACAGTGAGCAAgagaaatgaaactgaaacataACTGAGGTAATTCATTGGTTTAAGTTTGTGAAATTTGTGAAAACTACCCACTGAAGTTTAAGGCATGTTCTTATGCATGTTTCCTGTATAAAAGGGGTAAACAATGTCTGCGGTTTTGTTCCATTATCTCTAGGAATCTTGCTATCTTGGGGCAATAATATATATGatgatgtaaataaaaattgaattaattaaataaaaatagatgTATACAAATAGTTAGAGTTAAATAGAGTTAAAATAGAAGAGCCATATATGCAGGCAAAAAAGTCCAGCACTATTTTTCTTAGATTTTCATAATTCGctttcacactcactcacaaaaAACACTTATACTACTTTGTGAAGATAAACACTATTCaacccaataaaaaaaaaaaactgctttaaaCATGTGATTGAATTTGGGAAGATTGTCATTAAGATGTTTACTAGGAGGATTCAAGTTATTAGTTTgctgtaaataatgtttttcctctgcagGACAGAACAAACAACTTATTCAAGCAGGTTTATGAACAGAAGAGCCTGAAGGGGCGAGCCAATGATGCCATCGCTTCAGCCTGTCTCTACATCGCCTGCAGACAAGAAGGTGTACCAAGAACATTTAAAGGTCAGAATAAACTGCCATATTATTGAGACTGCTCTTCAGGAACGATTGGTGACACAAATTGTGGCACTTCTTAATATATGTAACAGGTAACACAAGTCCTTAGTTGACAAAAAACCTTTAACGGAAAAAATCTCCCCATTTTTTTATAGCGACTCATACACTTAAGAATTGTCCCTCTTTAAATTCAGGTATCGTGGCTAAAAAAGTATTCACCATTTTATAAGTACCCTCTCAATTCACCTGTGCTGTGTTGTCTGACAGGTAAAACATTACAGGACATATGTCCTCATTGCCAGACAGTGCAGAAAGGTATTATGGATATATGATGGTGGTACGttgatatatatattctttGAAAAATTGCTCCCACTTTTTCCTGGAAATGGTACACACCTAACCCCTTAAGTGTTCCTCAGTGGGATTTAATCTGTGGTGTGTAATTAGCCACCATTAACGAAAGGCAATTAGATTCCTGTCCCTACTGTTTCAAAGGAGAAAATATCCTATATATAGAAGTAAAGGATGTACGATTGGTGCGCTTTCTCTTCTTCAATTTTACTGTGGAAGTCACAGTAGAGACAGAAAGCACTTCACTCCATCTAAAAGGAGTTTCTTCCCCTGAtcccctctccttccctccacaGAGATCTGCGCTGTCTCTCGGATCTCCAAGAAGGAGATTGGCAGGTGTTTCAAGCTGATCCTGAAGGCGCTGGAGACAAGTGTGGACCTCATCACCACCGGAGACTTCATGTCCCGCTTCTGCTCAAACCTGGGCTTGCCCAAACAGGTGCAGATGGCGGCCACCTTCATCGCCAGGAAGGCTGTGGAGCTCGACCTGGTGCCCGGCAGGAGCCCCATCTCGGTGGCTGCAGCAGCCATCTACATGGCCTCCCAGGCCTCTGCTGAGAAGAAGACCCAGAAAGGTGAGTAATAATGCTGTAATAATACAGTTGACAGCCAAAAGTTGTTTAGTTTAAACAACTTTAGTTAAATGATCTATTTGTACGTTGTTTTGTCCATATAAATGACAGTATACTGGTAGTAGAGGTCTTCGTAGGTTAAAAAGTTTGGATCCAGCCTGAAACGGACCTGTGGAAAACCCACCCAAACTTGGCGTGcataaattcaataaaaaaaaaaagagacctgATTCGAAAGGGACCCGTTGACGAGTAAGACACGATCCAAATAAACCGCAGGATAATTAGATCTGATCCAAAATGCGGTCGATCCCCAGCACAGGCAGCAGCATAGTGCTACACCAGTTAACGAGCAGAGATATGTCATTTTCCCTCAACACTTCACTCTGTCGTCCTcggaaaacacattttgtccTGTGATGATTGTGAAACACCACAGATATCGGGTTTTCACGGctattgttttgaaaatgcagCAAGTTTCAGATTCTATACGATTCAAGAGTTGACCCTTGTCTCTGATGCTTCCACAGAAATCGGGGATATTGCCGGTGTTGCAGATGTTACGATCAGACAGTCATATCGACTCATCTACCCGCGCGCTGCAGAACTCTTCCCTCCAGACTTCAAATTTGACACACCTGTCGACAAGCTGCCCCAACTGTGAAGAAGATGCTGCCTGACGATATTTTTCTGCTGTACTTACAGGAttg from Siniperca chuatsi isolate FFG_IHB_CAS linkage group LG13, ASM2008510v1, whole genome shotgun sequence includes:
- the gtf2b gene encoding transcription initiation factor IIB yields the protein MASTSRGDALALPRVQCPNHPDAILVEDYRAGDMICPECGLVVGDRVIDVGSEWRTFSNEKALKDPSRVGDAQNPLLNGGDLTTMISKGTGAASFDEFGNSKYQNRRTMSSSDRAMLNAFKEISTMADRINLPRNIIDRTNNLFKQVYEQKSLKGRANDAIASACLYIACRQEGVPRTFKEICAVSRISKKEIGRCFKLILKALETSVDLITTGDFMSRFCSNLGLPKQVQMAATFIARKAVELDLVPGRSPISVAAAAIYMASQASAEKKTQKEIGDIAGVADVTIRQSYRLIYPRAAELFPPDFKFDTPVDKLPQL